A portion of the Hydractinia symbiolongicarpus strain clone_291-10 chromosome 10, HSymV2.1, whole genome shotgun sequence genome contains these proteins:
- the LOC130612820 gene encoding uncharacterized protein LOC130612820 produces the protein MFLQAKGLVQIYNDTQIVTLTEIEDRFGFREMFRIDVGDFDFLISTGQMSNCGGHKPIMAEERLALTLRFLATRGSFQLLHFQFRISLNAVSYIIKGCCRALVEKLVAKCLQLPSSEKEWLQISEKFETRWNYPHALGAMDGKHNTIKKPANCGSYYYNYKHNHSIILLAIAGPEYECLYADGGSNGRVSDSGVWSHSSLLQSIKDGSQNVTENKRIYNYRHSRARRISENLFGILANRWRVFFTTINLEPKHVENIVLLALALHNMLIKKSAYRTVNLADSILDNGHIREGEWRRHFIPSKCLKLVTMHLLQLKQSGTTLKIIL, from the exons atgtttctACAAGCTAAGGGCTTAGTACAGATATACAATGATACACAG ATTGTAACGTTAACAGAGATTGAAGACAGATtcggatttagggaaatgttTCGGATAGATGTAGGGGATTTCGATTTCCTGATATCAACGGGGCAGATGAGCAATTGTGGTGGCCACAAACCAATTATGGCAGAAGAAAGACTCGCTCTTACTCTTCGTTTTCTTGCGACAAGAGGATCATTTCAATTACTTCATTTTCAGTTCAGAATTTCTTTGAATGCAGTATCCTATATAATAAAAGGGTGTTGCAGGGCTTTGGTGGAGAAATTGGTCGCAAAATGTCTTCAACTACCATCATCCGAGAAAGAGTGGCTACAAATTTCCGAGAAGTTTGAGACTAGGTGGAACTATCCTCATGCTTTAGGTGCAATGGATGGGAAGCACAATACTATAAAGAAGCCTGCCAATTGCGGCTCATACTACTACAACTACAAACATAATCATTCGATAATCCTTTTAGCGATTGCTGGTCCTGAGTACGAATGCTTGTATGCTGATGGTGGGTCTAACGGACGAGTTAGCGACTCAGGTGTGTGGAGCCACAGTTCCTTGCTACAATCTATTAAAGATGGGTCG CAAAACGTAACAGAAAATAAACGAATCTACAACTACAGACACAGTAGAGCAAGACGAATTTCCGAAAATCTGTTTGGTATTCTTGCCAACAGATGGAGAGTCTTTTTTACTACAATAAATTTGGAGCCAAAACATGTCGAAAACATAGTCCTCTTAGCTTTGGCATTGCACAACATGCTTATCAAAAAATCAGCTTATCGTACGGTAAATTTAGCAGATTCTATCCTTGACAATGGTCATATTCGAGAAGGCGAATGGCGGAGACATTTCATTCCCTCCAAATGCCTAAAATTGGTCACAATGCATCTGTTACAGCTAAAGCAATCAGGGACGactttaaagattattttatga